The Methanoplanus sp. FWC-SCC4 genome has a window encoding:
- a CDS encoding tRNA (guanine(10)-N(2))-dimethyltransferase encodes MELVEIKEGKSRFLVPAQDENLNFPPGSAPVFFNKRMEINRDLTILLLKCLDAENYLDAMGASGSRGIRVSKECNIHAIINDKSAEAISLIEYNRETYAPEAEVTQCDANVIMSERRFDVVDIDPFGTPAPFIDAAAGCAKKYLFITATDTAPLCGAHLKAGMRRYFARPLNNEYHSETGLRILLGFAVREIVKYDRGVEPLFCFAKEHFVRLHLKLTYGAGRADKAMENIGYIHQCPKCPYRTEQKGLLPKTLYCEECGAPLTAVGPLWTGPVSRTDIIEQMQEMLPDSELGTQNKIEKLLATCKDELETSSFYDYHVLSRHWKVSPVAIETVIERLKEKGFRASRVHYAGTGIKTDAPLSEIRESLS; translated from the coding sequence ATGGAACTCGTTGAAATAAAAGAGGGTAAAAGCAGATTTTTAGTGCCGGCACAAGATGAAAACCTTAATTTCCCACCCGGCAGCGCACCTGTTTTTTTCAACAAAAGAATGGAGATTAACAGGGACTTAACAATTCTCCTGTTAAAATGTCTCGATGCTGAAAATTATCTTGATGCAATGGGCGCTTCGGGTTCAAGAGGGATCAGGGTTTCCAAAGAATGCAATATTCACGCAATAATAAATGACAAAAGCGCAGAGGCAATTTCATTAATTGAATACAACAGGGAAACATATGCGCCTGAAGCCGAAGTCACACAATGTGATGCAAATGTCATTATGAGTGAGAGAAGGTTCGATGTTGTGGATATTGATCCGTTCGGAACCCCTGCACCCTTCATCGACGCTGCGGCAGGCTGCGCCAAAAAGTACCTGTTTATTACCGCAACTGACACAGCACCTCTCTGCGGGGCGCACTTAAAAGCCGGAATGAGAAGATATTTTGCAAGACCACTCAACAACGAATATCATAGTGAAACCGGCCTCAGGATTCTCTTAGGCTTTGCCGTCAGGGAGATTGTAAAATATGATCGCGGAGTGGAACCGCTTTTTTGTTTCGCGAAAGAGCACTTTGTAAGACTACACCTCAAACTCACCTATGGTGCGGGACGTGCGGATAAAGCAATGGAGAACATCGGTTACATCCACCAGTGTCCAAAGTGCCCTTACAGAACAGAACAAAAGGGCCTTTTGCCAAAGACTCTTTATTGTGAGGAATGCGGAGCACCACTGACTGCTGTCGGACCTCTGTGGACCGGTCCTGTAAGCAGAACGGATATAATTGAGCAGATGCAGGAGATGCTTCCGGATTCAGAGCTGGGAACCCAAAATAAAATAGAAAAACTCCTTGCAACATGCAAAGATGAACTTGAAACATCCTCATTTTACGATTATCATGTTCTAAGCCGTCACTGGAAGGTATCACCGGTTGCAATTGAGACAGTAATCGAACGCCTTAAAGAAAAAGGATTCAGGGCTTCAAGGGTTCATTATGCAGGAACAGGAATTAAAACCGATGCACCGCTGTCGGAAATAAGAGAATCCCTTTCCTGA
- a CDS encoding NADH-ubiquinone oxidoreductase-F iron-sulfur binding region domain-containing protein, whose amino-acid sequence MILNNPAELEKYRSSLTKKGEGAKARVRICAGTGCLSSGSAAVYDAFIIEAQKNDMKLGVDFVADSTGCHGFCENGPIVQIDPANIFYQHVKAEDVREIFEKTILNGEPVERLLYRDAETKKRCSDESSIPFYAHQKRIILQRTGHIDPKDINDYIYSGGYAGLSKALSMKPEEIVKEVINSGLRGRGGGGFPTGIKFESARIVESEVKYVVANGDEGDPGAFMNRSLMEGDPHSIIEGMIIGAYAVGSNYGHIYVRNEYPLAVTNLRTAIENARNRGLLGKNILGSGFDFDIDITRGGGAFVCGESTALMASIEGTAGVPRVKYIRSTEKGLWESPAVLNNVETWANIPYIILNGSEWFSNIGIEKNTGTKVFSLVGKVKNSGLVEVPLGTTLREIIFDIGGGVMNKRNFKAVQSGGPSGGCLPESMLDTQVDFDHLKKAGSMMGSGGLIVMDDHTCMVNVAQYFIDFLVDECCGKCAPCREGLKAMQTLLKGLTSGTAREGDVILLRQIAEKVQVTALCGLGQTAANPVLSTMKFFPEEYQEHEKEGFCRSGVCSGLYTLEIDPEECTGCGLCAKICPAEAISGEKKKVHMIDKKICVTCGSCIDACKFNAIRVLRVEKDD is encoded by the coding sequence ATGATTCTGAATAATCCCGCAGAGCTCGAAAAATACCGTTCATCACTTACAAAAAAAGGAGAAGGTGCAAAGGCAAGAGTCCGCATATGTGCAGGGACAGGATGCCTTTCAAGCGGAAGTGCAGCAGTTTATGATGCATTCATAATTGAAGCACAGAAAAATGATATGAAACTCGGAGTGGACTTTGTCGCCGATTCAACAGGATGCCACGGCTTTTGTGAAAACGGACCGATTGTACAGATAGATCCGGCCAACATATTCTACCAGCATGTAAAAGCAGAAGATGTCAGGGAAATATTTGAAAAAACAATTTTAAACGGCGAACCGGTTGAACGTCTCCTTTATCGTGACGCGGAAACGAAAAAAAGGTGTTCAGATGAGAGCAGCATTCCTTTTTATGCCCATCAAAAGAGGATAATTCTGCAAAGAACAGGTCATATCGATCCAAAGGATATCAATGACTACATTTACTCCGGCGGTTATGCAGGTCTTTCAAAGGCATTATCAATGAAACCTGAGGAGATAGTCAAAGAAGTCATCAATTCCGGCCTTCGTGGAAGAGGCGGGGGAGGATTCCCGACCGGCATAAAATTCGAATCCGCACGTATCGTAGAATCCGAAGTCAAGTATGTTGTCGCAAACGGTGATGAGGGAGATCCCGGCGCTTTCATGAACAGAAGTCTGATGGAAGGCGATCCCCACAGCATAATCGAAGGGATGATAATCGGAGCTTATGCAGTAGGTTCAAATTATGGTCATATTTATGTAAGAAATGAATATCCGCTTGCAGTGACTAACTTACGTACTGCAATAGAAAATGCACGAAATCGGGGCCTTTTGGGCAAAAACATTCTTGGAAGCGGATTTGATTTTGACATTGACATCACTCGCGGAGGAGGCGCATTTGTCTGCGGCGAATCAACTGCATTGATGGCTTCAATTGAAGGTACGGCAGGTGTCCCAAGAGTGAAGTACATCCGCTCAACAGAGAAGGGTCTCTGGGAGTCTCCGGCTGTCTTAAACAATGTTGAAACATGGGCCAATATTCCATACATAATCCTTAACGGCTCGGAATGGTTTTCAAACATTGGAATTGAGAAAAACACAGGAACAAAAGTGTTCTCACTCGTTGGAAAGGTTAAAAACAGCGGTCTTGTGGAAGTTCCTCTCGGCACAACCCTCAGGGAGATAATCTTTGATATAGGCGGAGGTGTCATGAACAAACGGAATTTCAAGGCAGTCCAGAGCGGCGGTCCTTCGGGAGGCTGTCTCCCTGAATCTATGCTTGATACACAGGTTGATTTTGACCATCTGAAGAAGGCAGGTTCCATGATGGGTTCAGGCGGACTCATTGTAATGGACGATCATACATGCATGGTAAACGTCGCACAGTATTTCATCGACTTTCTTGTGGATGAGTGCTGCGGGAAATGTGCACCATGCCGTGAAGGCCTCAAAGCCATGCAGACACTCCTAAAAGGACTTACTTCAGGAACTGCAAGGGAAGGCGATGTAATTCTTCTCAGGCAAATTGCAGAAAAAGTCCAGGTTACAGCATTGTGTGGTCTCGGACAGACTGCAGCAAATCCTGTTCTTTCAACAATGAAATTTTTCCCGGAGGAATATCAGGAACATGAAAAAGAGGGTTTTTGCAGATCAGGCGTATGTTCCGGTCTTTACACATTGGAAATTGATCCGGAGGAATGTACGGGATGCGGACTTTGCGCAAAAATCTGCCCTGCAGAAGCTATTTCAGGCGAAAAGAAAAAAGTGCATATGATCGATAAGAAAATCTGTGTCACATGCGGTTCATGCATTGATGCATGCAAATTCAATGCGATCAGGGTTTTAAGGGTGGAAAAAGATGATTGA
- a CDS encoding 2Fe-2S iron-sulfur cluster-binding protein yields the protein MIEITIDGKKIEVEKETKILEAANRLGINIPTLCYHEGLPPDGNCRLCQVEVVKGGKSKLAIACMFPVREPMEVFTDNENVMEARRSIIKLHLNRCPQAKILQDLAEEYGVEPLDERFVAENPDLCIRCGRCVRACEALGNNCIGFSGRGWNREIVPPFNEPPEGCLGCAACAEVCPTGAIVVREDNDTREIWGRTFKLVRCKSCGDPIGTEEYIEKRGKEEIEGMDLCPRCKKRDEAERVGNI from the coding sequence ATGATTGAAATTACGATTGACGGCAAAAAGATCGAGGTTGAGAAGGAAACCAAAATTCTTGAAGCAGCAAACAGGCTCGGAATTAATATCCCCACGCTCTGCTATCATGAGGGTCTGCCTCCGGACGGCAACTGTCGTCTCTGTCAGGTAGAGGTAGTAAAGGGGGGCAAGAGCAAACTGGCTATCGCCTGCATGTTTCCGGTAAGAGAACCTATGGAGGTTTTCACCGACAATGAAAATGTCATGGAAGCCAGAAGATCAATAATAAAGCTTCACTTAAACCGCTGCCCGCAGGCAAAAATCCTTCAGGATCTTGCAGAAGAATACGGAGTCGAACCTCTTGATGAGCGTTTTGTTGCAGAAAATCCGGATCTCTGCATCCGCTGCGGCCGCTGTGTAAGGGCATGTGAGGCCCTTGGAAACAACTGTATAGGTTTTTCCGGAAGAGGCTGGAACAGGGAAATAGTTCCCCCATTCAATGAACCTCCGGAAGGATGCCTTGGGTGTGCCGCCTGTGCAGAGGTCTGCCCGACCGGTGCTATTGTCGTCAGAGAAGATAATGATACTAGAGAAATCTGGGGCAGGACGTTTAAGCTTGTAAGATGTAAAAGCTGCGGAGACCCGATTGGAACAGAAGAATATATTGAAAAAAGAGGTAAAGAAGAGATTGAAGGAATGGACCTCTGTCCCAGGTGCAAAAAACGTGACGAGGCTGAGAGGGTAGGTAATATATAA
- a CDS encoding 4Fe-4S dicluster domain-containing protein, translated as MEKTSKLLMISPEKCISCGTCELACSLAHEGEFRPSKSRISVHRFDMGVTVPMTCFQCDSAACVAACKTSALVKDTETGIVNVNSQKCIGCRMCEMACPFGNISYNAVTKTPMKCDLCDGDPECAKYCPTKAIEYLNADSSTIRKKKEFSAKIAAALGEVNI; from the coding sequence ATGGAAAAAACCAGCAAGCTTCTGATGATTTCACCGGAAAAATGTATCAGTTGCGGAACGTGTGAACTGGCCTGCTCACTTGCACATGAGGGCGAGTTCAGACCTTCAAAATCCAGAATATCCGTTCACAGGTTTGATATGGGTGTCACAGTACCCATGACCTGCTTCCAGTGTGATAGTGCAGCATGCGTTGCAGCATGTAAAACCAGCGCACTTGTGAAGGATACTGAAACCGGTATTGTGAATGTTAACAGTCAGAAATGTATCGGATGCAGAATGTGTGAAATGGCATGCCCGTTTGGAAATATTTCGTACAATGCTGTCACTAAAACACCAATGAAATGCGATCTCTGTGATGGTGATCCGGAATGTGCCAAATATTGTCCTACAAAGGCAATCGAATATCTGAATGCCGACAGTTCAACAATAAGGAAGAAAAAAGAATTCTCTGCTAAAATTGCTGCGGCACTCGGGGAGGTGAATATATAA
- a CDS encoding aldehyde ferredoxin oxidoreductase family protein, translated as MYGWTGTVLRVNLTKGTVLKEPLKQKDAKEYIGGRGLGTKYFIDEVDPNVDSLSPENKLIYANGPLTGTMSVSAGRHDIISKGPLNDTIASSNSGGYFGPELKYAGYDMIIIEGKSEKPVYIFIYNENVEIRDAGSLWGIDAHKTTEMLLEETDPDAKISCIGPAGENLSRIAAIINDKHRAAGRTGIGAVMGSKNLKAVVVRGTNGVKIADKAAFIKTLQVARQKIKDNPVSSGGLPAFGTNVLVNIINEVGGFPTRNWQEAYFKEADMISGETQAKDNLTGTKGCAGCAIGCGRVERAHGKYESSGEGPEYETTWAFGADCGVTDVNAVIKANFLCNELGLDTISMGSTIACAMELYEKGIIDRETTGYDLRFGNGEAMVKLVEDAAYRRGFGNDIADGSYRLAEKYGHPELSMTAKKQEMPAYDPRAIQGIGLEYATSNRGGCHVRGYTISPEVLGLPVSMDPKVTEGKPEILKIFQDLTAALSSSGTCLFTSFAIDANDIAAELESVTGVKYTGEDIMKIGERIYNLERLFIMKNGYTKADDTLPPRLLNDPIPAGPAKGMVSHLPEMLPLYYEGRGWDENGVPTNEKLEELGLLDYAL; from the coding sequence ATGTACGGATGGACAGGAACTGTGCTCCGCGTAAATCTTACAAAGGGAACAGTACTTAAAGAACCACTGAAACAAAAAGACGCTAAGGAATATATAGGCGGCAGAGGTCTTGGAACCAAGTATTTCATTGACGAAGTCGATCCAAATGTTGATTCTCTTAGCCCTGAGAACAAGCTAATTTATGCAAACGGTCCCCTTACGGGCACAATGAGTGTCAGTGCAGGACGTCATGACATAATTTCGAAGGGTCCTTTAAACGACACTATTGCATCATCCAATTCAGGCGGCTATTTCGGTCCTGAATTAAAGTACGCAGGATACGACATGATAATTATTGAAGGTAAATCCGAAAAACCGGTATATATCTTCATTTACAATGAAAATGTCGAAATCCGTGATGCAGGCAGTCTGTGGGGTATTGATGCCCATAAGACAACAGAAATGCTTCTTGAAGAAACCGATCCTGATGCAAAAATTAGCTGTATCGGTCCTGCCGGTGAAAACCTGTCACGTATAGCTGCAATAATTAATGACAAACACCGTGCAGCGGGAAGAACAGGAATCGGTGCAGTCATGGGCTCCAAAAATCTCAAAGCAGTTGTTGTTCGCGGGACAAACGGAGTTAAGATTGCTGACAAGGCTGCGTTTATAAAAACACTGCAGGTGGCACGCCAGAAGATTAAGGATAACCCTGTCAGCTCAGGCGGACTGCCTGCCTTTGGAACAAATGTTCTGGTAAATATCATAAACGAGGTGGGAGGTTTCCCTACCCGGAACTGGCAGGAGGCCTATTTCAAAGAAGCTGATATGATCAGTGGCGAAACGCAGGCAAAAGATAATCTGACAGGAACAAAGGGCTGTGCAGGTTGTGCCATCGGATGCGGACGTGTGGAAAGAGCACACGGCAAATACGAATCTTCAGGCGAAGGGCCGGAATACGAAACAACCTGGGCTTTTGGTGCAGACTGTGGAGTTACTGATGTGAATGCCGTGATTAAGGCAAATTTCCTGTGCAATGAACTGGGTCTGGACACGATTTCAATGGGCAGCACAATTGCATGTGCAATGGAGCTCTATGAAAAGGGAATCATTGACCGTGAAACCACCGGATATGATCTCAGATTCGGAAACGGAGAGGCAATGGTCAAACTTGTCGAGGATGCCGCATACCGCAGAGGATTTGGTAATGATATTGCTGACGGTTCATACCGCCTTGCAGAAAAGTACGGTCATCCCGAACTTTCCATGACTGCAAAGAAGCAGGAGATGCCGGCATACGACCCGAGGGCAATTCAGGGAATCGGTCTTGAATATGCAACATCAAACCGCGGAGGATGCCACGTCAGAGGATACACAATATCTCCGGAAGTCCTGGGACTCCCGGTTAGCATGGATCCAAAAGTGACTGAGGGAAAACCGGAAATTCTAAAAATCTTCCAGGATTTAACAGCTGCACTCTCATCATCGGGAACATGTCTGTTCACCTCGTTCGCAATAGATGCAAATGATATTGCAGCAGAGCTTGAATCAGTGACAGGTGTAAAATACACCGGAGAGGATATAATGAAAATCGGTGAGAGAATATACAACCTTGAACGTCTGTTCATAATGAAGAACGGTTATACCAAAGCAGACGATACTCTTCCACCAAGACTTCTAAACGATCCAATTCCGGCAGGCCCGGCGAAAGGTATGGTAAGCCACCTTCCCGAAATGCTGCCCTTATATTACGAAGGTCGCGGATGGGATGAAAACGGCGTACCTACAAATGAGAAACTCGAAGAGCTTGGTCTTTTGGACTATGCCCTCTAA
- a CDS encoding OBG GTPase family GTP-binding protein, which translates to MSSTEDLIKEIEDEIQNTKYNKATSHHIGRLKAKLAKIKDEAVTRAMASAGGGEGYSVKKSGDGTVVLVGFPSVGKSTLLNKLTGAESEEGHYAFTTLTVVPGAMEHKGANIQILDIPGLIAGAAMGKGRGKEVIAVVRGADLILLLGDVYNEKHIDVLISELYDAGIRINREKPDITIKKSSNGGIRFNTVGYTGLDLEEIRAILAENKIVNADVLVRGKVTQDDFIDAMMGNRVYIPAFFAINKVDLVDEETRQHIVKDVTKRFGRPPIMLSAHSGYNVETLKDEIYDHLGFIRIYLKPVGGKPDMDEPLIIRKPATVESVCNKLHRDFVEKFRYSKVWGNSVKHDAQRVGLNHVLEDNDILTIVTRA; encoded by the coding sequence ATGTCCTCCACTGAAGATCTAATAAAAGAAATTGAAGACGAAATACAGAACACCAAATACAATAAGGCTACATCCCACCATATCGGGCGTTTAAAAGCAAAGCTTGCAAAAATTAAGGACGAAGCCGTCACCCGTGCAATGGCATCCGCAGGTGGCGGTGAAGGATATTCTGTTAAAAAGTCAGGAGACGGAACAGTTGTACTTGTCGGTTTTCCTTCTGTTGGTAAGTCTACACTGTTAAACAAGCTTACCGGTGCCGAGAGTGAGGAAGGTCATTATGCCTTCACGACTCTGACTGTTGTTCCCGGAGCAATGGAGCACAAGGGTGCAAACATTCAGATTCTTGATATACCTGGTCTGATTGCAGGCGCTGCGATGGGGAAAGGACGCGGCAAAGAAGTAATTGCTGTGGTCAGGGGTGCTGATCTGATTCTTCTTTTAGGAGATGTCTATAATGAAAAGCACATCGATGTCTTAATCAGCGAACTTTATGATGCAGGTATAAGGATCAACAGGGAAAAGCCGGATATTACAATCAAGAAGTCATCCAATGGTGGTATCAGGTTTAACACTGTCGGATATACCGGACTTGACCTTGAAGAAATAAGAGCAATACTTGCAGAAAACAAAATTGTCAATGCGGATGTTTTGGTACGTGGAAAAGTAACTCAGGATGACTTCATTGACGCAATGATGGGTAACCGTGTATATATCCCTGCATTTTTTGCAATTAACAAAGTCGATCTTGTTGATGAGGAAACAAGGCAGCATATTGTTAAAGACGTGACCAAAAGATTTGGAAGACCGCCGATCATGCTTTCAGCCCACAGCGGTTACAATGTTGAAACACTCAAGGACGAAATATACGATCATCTCGGATTCATTCGTATTTATCTAAAGCCTGTCGGCGGAAAGCCGGATATGGATGAACCCTTAATCATCAGAAAACCTGCAACAGTGGAATCCGTCTGTAATAAACTCCACCGTGATTTTGTTGAAAAATTCAGATATTCCAAAGTATGGGGAAATTCGGTAAAGCACGATGCCCAGCGTGTTGGCCTGAACCATGTTCTCGAAGACAATGATATACTGACAATTGTTACAAGGGCCTGA
- a CDS encoding cation-translocating P-type ATPase, which produces MKWHTKNSDEIAGILKVDMQGVSPKEREKRIGLYGHNEIKEEDKKSPVYIFFKQFRSVLIGILIIAAFVSLIVGEIIDFFAIILIVLLNAILGFFQEWQAEQAIAALKQMLGLKSFVLKNGIETEISASDIVPGDIVVLQSGRKVPADLIIISATTLDIDEAALTGESVAQEKFPGITDEDTPLSKRTNMAYMGTTVTNGRGTGIVVATGMNTEFGEIAELTESIVDDQTPLARSLDTLGKNISVISVIVAFLIVMLGIIQQRELIEMFMTAISLAVAVIPEGLPAVVTLTLAIGIKNMYKKRCLIRHLSASETLGSVSVICTDKTGTLTKNEMTLTKIYVPENTFEVTGSGYDPKGDFFLKGGEIDPISYPDLSRILKAGLMCNHAILSKENNEWKIVGTPTEGALVVAAHKAWIPEYELPIQSIQKEFSFDSSRKRMTTVYKEETGFFAYTKGAPEFILSLCTGQISNGEEIPISEKEKEHYKDIYESLASEGLRVLAIAYRNLGSEIYQTAEETEKDLIFLGFAGIMDPPREEVKESLDICKSAGVDVILITGDSAMTAKAVADGVGLESNGVLKGQEIDTLDDDSLAEKLKSVKILARVTAEHKLRIIEILNNEGHIVAMTGDGVNDAPALKKANVGIAMGIKGTDVAKESSDIILIDDNFESIVEGIHEGRREYDNIQKFTRYLLSSNVGEVIAISAGMIMNLPLILMPLQILWINLVTDGISALSIGLEPAEKDIMQQKPKNPDEKLLNQSAVTIIFSIGAFIGLTTVFLFICCLNNDVARGRTLAFTGIIVFELINVLNFRSFRGTLGSIGFLSNPAVIIAIAASLIIQVIVVYHPFFQALLKTVPLLATDWILIFLLGLPLLLAGELYKYLRTRSSQKEKSHTTGI; this is translated from the coding sequence GTGAAATGGCACACTAAAAATTCCGATGAAATAGCCGGAATTCTGAAAGTCGACATGCAGGGAGTTTCTCCAAAAGAAAGAGAAAAAAGAATAGGGTTGTACGGGCATAATGAAATAAAGGAAGAGGATAAAAAATCCCCGGTATACATTTTTTTTAAACAATTTAGGAGTGTCCTTATTGGAATACTCATAATTGCAGCATTTGTTTCCCTTATTGTAGGGGAAATTATTGATTTTTTTGCAATAATATTAATCGTCCTCCTGAATGCAATTCTCGGGTTTTTCCAGGAGTGGCAGGCTGAACAGGCAATAGCTGCATTGAAGCAGATGCTCGGACTCAAATCTTTTGTTCTGAAAAACGGAATTGAAACTGAGATTTCCGCTTCAGATATTGTTCCGGGAGATATTGTCGTACTTCAAAGCGGAAGAAAAGTACCCGCTGATCTAATAATCATTTCAGCAACAACACTTGATATTGATGAAGCGGCACTGACAGGAGAATCAGTCGCACAGGAAAAGTTCCCCGGAATAACAGATGAGGATACACCACTTTCTAAAAGAACAAACATGGCGTATATGGGCACAACCGTCACCAACGGGAGGGGAACGGGCATTGTTGTTGCAACCGGTATGAATACCGAATTTGGTGAAATTGCAGAGCTTACGGAAAGCATCGTCGATGACCAGACTCCACTTGCAAGAAGCCTTGACACTCTCGGAAAAAACATCAGCGTAATATCCGTCATAGTTGCTTTCCTGATAGTAATGCTCGGAATTATTCAGCAAAGGGAATTAATTGAGATGTTTATGACAGCCATATCCCTTGCAGTGGCGGTAATTCCCGAGGGTCTACCTGCTGTTGTCACCCTTACACTTGCAATAGGCATCAAAAATATGTACAAAAAAAGATGCCTGATAAGACATCTGAGTGCTTCAGAAACACTTGGGTCTGTTTCGGTAATATGTACCGATAAAACCGGGACTCTTACAAAAAATGAGATGACTCTTACCAAAATCTATGTTCCGGAAAATACTTTTGAAGTGACCGGGAGCGGTTATGATCCCAAAGGAGATTTTTTTCTTAAAGGGGGAGAAATTGATCCAATATCGTATCCGGATCTGTCCCGAATTTTAAAAGCAGGACTCATGTGCAATCATGCAATTCTTTCTAAAGAGAATAATGAATGGAAAATTGTCGGCACACCAACTGAAGGTGCACTTGTTGTAGCTGCACACAAGGCATGGATTCCTGAATATGAACTTCCTATTCAGTCAATTCAAAAAGAATTTTCCTTTGATTCGTCACGAAAAAGAATGACAACCGTGTATAAGGAAGAAACAGGATTTTTTGCATACACAAAAGGCGCCCCGGAATTTATTTTATCGCTTTGTACCGGACAGATCTCAAACGGAGAAGAAATACCTATTTCTGAAAAAGAAAAAGAGCATTATAAAGATATTTATGAAAGTCTTGCAAGCGAAGGTTTAAGAGTTCTTGCAATTGCTTATAGAAATCTGGGTTCTGAAATTTACCAGACCGCAGAAGAAACTGAAAAAGATCTTATATTCCTTGGTTTTGCCGGGATAATGGACCCTCCAAGGGAAGAGGTTAAAGAGTCCCTTGATATCTGCAAATCGGCAGGTGTTGATGTAATTTTGATTACAGGTGATTCTGCAATGACTGCAAAGGCTGTTGCAGACGGGGTCGGGCTTGAAAGCAACGGTGTATTAAAAGGCCAGGAAATTGACACACTTGATGATGATTCACTTGCAGAAAAACTGAAATCAGTTAAAATACTTGCAAGGGTTACTGCCGAACACAAACTCAGAATTATTGAGATACTGAATAATGAAGGCCACATCGTTGCGATGACAGGGGACGGAGTCAATGACGCTCCCGCACTTAAAAAGGCAAATGTCGGAATTGCAATGGGAATAAAAGGAACAGATGTTGCAAAGGAGTCAAGCGACATCATCCTCATAGATGATAATTTTGAAAGTATTGTGGAGGGAATTCACGAAGGAAGACGTGAATATGATAATATACAGAAATTCACAAGGTATCTGCTGTCTTCAAATGTAGGTGAGGTAATTGCAATATCGGCAGGTATGATAATGAATCTGCCCCTGATTCTCATGCCGCTTCAGATATTATGGATTAATCTTGTAACTGACGGCATTTCAGCCCTCTCTATCGGACTTGAACCGGCTGAAAAGGATATAATGCAGCAAAAACCTAAAAATCCAGATGAAAAACTGCTTAACCAAAGTGCAGTTACAATTATTTTTAGCATAGGGGCATTCATAGGATTAACAACAGTTTTTCTCTTCATATGCTGCCTGAACAATGATGTTGCCAGGGGGAGAACTCTTGCATTTACAGGAATAATCGTATTTGAACTCATAAATGTTCTAAATTTCAGATCATTTAGGGGGACACTTGGTTCAATAGGATTTTTGTCAAACCCCGCAGTAATTATCGCAATTGCAGCAAGTTTGATAATACAGGTAATTGTTGTATATCATCCATTCTTCCAGGCACTTTTGAAAACAGTCCCGCTTTTAGCTACAGACTGGATTTTAATATTCCTCTTAGGACTGCCTCTTCTACTCGCAGGAGAACTCTACAAATACCTAAGAACCAGATCCTCACAAAAAGAAAAGTCCCACACGACAGGAATATAG
- a CDS encoding ATP-binding protein codes for MAVNYRLKSGKLSLRTGHEKDGDGLSKSRIVVAGKGGVGKTTLTSVLSMLYLKEGRRVLAVDEDPQQNLAYSLGYPVEKSSELIPLSKNHDYIEEKIGARPGSGWGHIMKLNPDVSDVVERFGIRITDNLGLLVMGSVVSAGNGCLCPENALLKSILRHMRQRDDEVIIMDTQAGVEHFGRAMSGGFSKSVIVSEPSYNSLSVAVHSSKLSRELGISDVHLVVNKIRNEDDIEKSKRLIESESFSSVHFLPFDEDVLASEPNTGSLVKGTGSYVSAVRDLFSVINRDD; via the coding sequence ATGGCTGTCAATTACAGATTAAAATCCGGTAAATTAAGCCTCAGAACCGGTCATGAAAAAGATGGAGACGGTTTATCTAAAAGCCGCATCGTTGTTGCCGGAAAGGGGGGTGTCGGTAAAACAACTCTCACTTCGGTTCTGTCTATGCTGTATCTTAAGGAGGGAAGAAGAGTTCTTGCAGTCGATGAGGATCCGCAGCAGAATCTTGCCTATTCACTAGGTTATCCTGTTGAAAAATCATCTGAGTTGATTCCGCTTTCAAAAAATCATGACTACATAGAGGAAAAGATCGGAGCAAGACCCGGGAGCGGATGGGGTCATATAATGAAACTCAATCCTGATGTGTCCGATGTTGTTGAAAGATTCGGTATCAGGATAACTGACAATCTCGGTCTTCTTGTAATGGGCAGTGTTGTTTCTGCCGGAAACGGATGCCTCTGCCCTGAAAATGCTTTGCTAAAAAGCATTTTAAGACACATGAGACAAAGAGACGATGAAGTTATAATAATGGACACCCAGGCTGGTGTTGAGCATTTTGGAAGGGCAATGTCCGGGGGCTTTTCAAAGTCAGTCATTGTATCCGAGCCTTCATACAATTCACTTTCTGTTGCGGTTCATTCATCAAAGCTTTCAAGAGAGCTTGGAATATCTGATGTGCATCTTGTTGTAAACAAAATCAGAAACGAAGATGATATTGAAAAAAGCAAAAGATTAATTGAATCTGAATCTTTTTCTTCTGTTCATTTTCTGCCTTTTGATGAGGATGTTCTGGCATCCGAACCAAATACCGGTTCTCTTGTAAAAGGAACCGGAAGTTATGTGTCAGCTGTCAGGGATTTATTCAGTGTGATAAACAGGGATGACTAA